The following proteins come from a genomic window of Vibrio vulnificus NBRC 15645 = ATCC 27562:
- a CDS encoding GH92 family glycosyl hydrolase, translating to MFKRNLISLAILVGLTGGLAGCNSDNDSSSSLPGDPIVDLAVLKYVDPMIGTAASGHTFPGATVPAGMVQLSPDTFIGSNIDHESGLNPWHSASGHWDSSNYETGEVVNTDVPLYGFSHTHLSGTGATDLGDILVLPYADMANTQLNSFDKANEEASAGYYKTKLKQGQIEVELSATKRVGLHKYTFADGADRNVKFDLGHTLMNNNGKSLKNKVEVVDEYTIRGRKTSTGWFQGQDHQGQDIFFYAKFNQPIAKALLGEQDLEPTREMRNGAVYSGDDLTAYLNFGTGEEPIEIRVGISPVNWQGAQKNLEAEAPSFDLAQVKEDAEYAWAEKLAKIKVEGGTDAEKTNFYTGMYHMMIAPIEFYDVDGQYVDMLGTVRTLKDGDTPNYSIYSTWDTFRAVHPMWTIIDPDQATLYVKDLIRKSNDEFGLLPKWEGHGSETGTMIGYPSAAILGDAVTKGLIDAEQAYTASVKSARYTPHEYPQIHDDILSSLMAGQLNYHEKEQCVRYPNWNSVSYSLEFSFYDWTIAEMAKAAGDMDAYEEFKARSYNSLKHWDAEAGNADGTGFFVPTELKEGDPCALKYASTDFDPYKSDAFYYTEGNAWQWQWAFMQDLDKLTEIMGGTQGLNDKLNNLFTADPNGGEAHQDMTGYIGQYIHGNEPSHHVIYLYNRTEESYKAQEYLDQVYDQFYKPTPDGIIGNEDVGQMSAWYLMSALGFYQISPTDPTYSIGRPIFDKATVDIGSGTFTVTAENNGPDNMYIKEVTINGKPLDVYNTFQHSEFKAGGELHFVMTADKSEAMQANLGE from the coding sequence ATGTTTAAACGTAATCTTATCTCTTTGGCTATCCTGGTTGGTCTGACGGGTGGCTTGGCTGGCTGTAACAGCGACAACGATTCTTCCTCTTCACTGCCGGGCGATCCAATTGTTGATCTTGCGGTATTGAAATACGTCGATCCTATGATCGGCACAGCAGCTTCTGGTCATACATTCCCGGGCGCGACGGTACCGGCAGGTATGGTTCAACTGTCTCCAGATACTTTCATCGGCTCTAACATAGACCATGAATCAGGACTTAACCCTTGGCACTCGGCATCTGGCCACTGGGATTCATCCAACTACGAAACTGGCGAAGTAGTTAACACTGACGTTCCGCTGTACGGCTTCTCCCATACTCACCTTTCAGGTACAGGCGCAACGGACTTAGGCGACATCTTGGTTCTACCATACGCAGACATGGCGAACACACAACTGAACTCGTTCGACAAAGCCAATGAAGAAGCAAGCGCAGGCTACTACAAAACCAAGCTAAAACAAGGTCAAATCGAAGTAGAGCTGAGCGCAACCAAACGCGTTGGTTTGCACAAATACACCTTTGCTGATGGCGCAGACCGCAACGTGAAGTTCGATTTAGGTCATACCCTAATGAACAACAACGGCAAATCTTTGAAGAACAAAGTAGAAGTGGTGGACGAATACACCATTCGCGGTCGTAAAACATCAACAGGCTGGTTCCAAGGGCAAGATCACCAAGGTCAAGACATCTTTTTCTACGCGAAATTCAACCAACCAATCGCGAAAGCACTGTTGGGCGAACAAGACCTAGAACCAACACGCGAAATGCGTAATGGTGCGGTTTACTCCGGCGATGATCTGACTGCTTACCTCAACTTCGGCACTGGCGAAGAGCCAATTGAAATCCGCGTGGGTATCTCTCCAGTTAACTGGCAAGGAGCACAGAAAAACTTAGAAGCAGAAGCACCAAGTTTCGACCTGGCTCAAGTGAAAGAAGACGCGGAATACGCGTGGGCTGAGAAGCTAGCAAAAATCAAAGTAGAAGGCGGCACAGACGCAGAGAAAACCAACTTCTACACTGGCATGTACCACATGATGATCGCCCCAATCGAGTTTTACGATGTGGATGGTCAATACGTGGATATGCTTGGCACAGTGCGCACACTGAAAGATGGCGACACACCAAACTACTCGATTTACTCAACGTGGGATACGTTCCGCGCGGTTCACCCAATGTGGACCATCATCGACCCAGACCAAGCAACGCTATACGTGAAAGACTTGATTCGTAAATCTAACGACGAGTTTGGTCTATTGCCGAAATGGGAAGGTCACGGCTCAGAGACTGGCACCATGATCGGCTACCCGTCGGCAGCGATTCTGGGCGATGCGGTAACCAAAGGCTTGATTGATGCAGAACAAGCTTACACGGCGTCAGTGAAATCAGCGCGTTACACACCGCATGAATACCCACAGATTCATGACGACATCCTAAGCTCACTCATGGCAGGTCAGTTGAACTACCACGAGAAAGAACAGTGTGTTCGCTACCCGAACTGGAACTCAGTGTCGTACTCGTTGGAATTCTCATTCTACGATTGGACGATCGCAGAAATGGCAAAAGCCGCTGGCGATATGGACGCGTATGAAGAGTTCAAAGCTCGTTCTTACAACTCTTTGAAACACTGGGATGCAGAAGCAGGTAACGCAGACGGCACGGGCTTCTTCGTACCAACAGAACTGAAAGAAGGCGATCCATGTGCACTGAAATACGCTTCAACTGACTTCGACCCTTACAAGTCTGACGCGTTCTACTACACAGAAGGTAACGCGTGGCAGTGGCAATGGGCGTTCATGCAAGACTTGGACAAGCTGACTGAAATCATGGGCGGCACGCAAGGTCTGAACGACAAGCTGAACAACCTATTTACTGCCGATCCAAATGGCGGCGAAGCGCACCAAGACATGACTGGCTACATCGGTCAGTACATTCACGGTAACGAGCCTTCGCACCACGTTATCTACTTGTACAACCGTACTGAAGAATCTTACAAGGCGCAGGAATACCTAGACCAAGTTTATGACCAGTTCTACAAACCAACGCCAGACGGCATCATCGGTAACGAAGACGTAGGTCAAATGTCGGCGTGGTACTTGATGTCAGCACTGGGCTTCTACCAAATCTCGCCAACCGATCCAACCTACAGCATCGGTCGTCCAATCTTCGACAAAGCGACGGTAGACATTGGCTCTGGCACCTTCACGGTAACGGCTGAGAACAACGGTCCAGACAACATGTACATCAAAGAAGTGACCATCAACGGTAAGCCTCTGGATGTGTACAACACCTTCCAGCACAGCGAATTCAAAGCAGGCGGCGAACTGCACTTCGTGATGACAGCTGACAAGTCTGAAGCAATGCAAGCCAACCTAGGCGAATAA
- a CDS encoding PTS sugar transporter subunit IIA has protein sequence MITKLTNVNLIKGNLQANNKNEVFAELAQMLFENNRISSKEAFLTDIEAREALSITSMDGIAYPHAKSKAVIEPAIAVGVKREGIEYGDEEGVKPTVFFMIASPDNGADHHIYVLQELFGKFSEEFIEDIHNAKDELQILNILIQS, from the coding sequence ATGATCACCAAACTCACCAACGTCAATTTAATTAAAGGCAACCTTCAAGCAAATAATAAAAATGAAGTCTTTGCTGAGCTAGCACAAATGCTATTTGAAAATAATCGAATCAGCAGCAAAGAGGCGTTTTTAACCGACATTGAAGCACGCGAAGCATTAAGCATAACGTCAATGGACGGCATCGCTTACCCACACGCAAAAAGCAAAGCGGTTATCGAGCCTGCCATCGCTGTTGGCGTAAAGCGCGAAGGCATCGAGTATGGCGACGAAGAGGGCGTCAAACCGACCGTATTCTTCATGATTGCCTCACCCGATAACGGTGCCGACCACCATATTTATGTTCTTCAAGAATTATTCGGAAAATTTAGCGAAGAGTTTATTGAAGATATTCATAACGCAAAAGACGAACTTCAAATCCTTAATATTTTAATTCAATCATAA
- a CDS encoding fructose-specific PTS transporter subunit EIIC, producing MSTLTAQATNNSSDFKKILSTMKGHLLFGTSHMLPFIVAGGVLLALAVMASGKGAVPADGLLADISNIGIKGLVLFPIILGGFIGYSIADKPALAPAMISSGIMADMGGGFLGCIVAGFIAGGVVFQLKKIPLSANMTALGAYFIYPLIGTLISAGIVLWGIGEPIKIFMASMNEFLASMAGASKVVLGTILGGMTAFDMGGPINKVATLFAQTQVDTQPWLMGGVGIAICTPPLGMALATFLFKKKFTKQEQEAGKAAAIMGSIGISEGAIPFAANDPMRVLPSIVAGGIVGCVFGFLTDVLLHAPWGGLITAPVSSNIPMYVVGIALGSLTTALIVGFWKPVAEEEAEDEIAEAASTQAQAAPAAGEGEYDIVAVTCCPSGVAHTFMAAKALEKAGAAAGIKIKVETQGQNGIQNRITDLDVANAKLVILAHDIQVKDAHRFAKANVVECSTKEAMRNATTLVKA from the coding sequence ATGAGTACCCTAACCGCTCAAGCTACTAATAATAGTAGCGATTTCAAAAAAATTCTCAGTACCATGAAAGGTCACCTTTTATTTGGCACTTCTCACATGCTGCCATTTATCGTTGCGGGTGGTGTACTACTGGCGCTGGCGGTAATGGCATCAGGTAAAGGTGCGGTTCCTGCGGACGGTTTATTGGCGGATATTTCTAATATCGGTATTAAAGGTCTGGTGCTGTTCCCAATTATTTTGGGTGGCTTCATCGGTTATTCCATTGCAGACAAACCAGCACTCGCTCCAGCAATGATCTCTTCTGGCATCATGGCTGACATGGGCGGTGGTTTCCTTGGTTGTATCGTAGCGGGCTTCATCGCAGGTGGTGTGGTATTCCAACTTAAGAAGATCCCTCTTTCTGCTAACATGACTGCGTTGGGCGCTTACTTTATCTACCCTCTTATCGGCACGCTTATCTCTGCAGGTATCGTTCTATGGGGTATCGGTGAGCCAATCAAGATCTTCATGGCATCTATGAACGAGTTCCTAGCTTCTATGGCGGGCGCTTCTAAAGTGGTTCTAGGTACGATTCTTGGTGGTATGACGGCATTCGATATGGGCGGCCCTATCAACAAAGTCGCAACGCTATTCGCTCAAACTCAAGTGGACACTCAACCATGGTTAATGGGTGGTGTGGGCATCGCAATCTGTACGCCTCCTCTAGGTATGGCGCTAGCCACATTCCTATTCAAGAAGAAGTTCACTAAGCAAGAGCAAGAAGCAGGTAAAGCGGCAGCAATCATGGGCTCTATCGGTATCTCTGAAGGTGCTATCCCATTCGCAGCAAACGACCCAATGCGCGTTCTTCCTTCAATCGTTGCTGGTGGTATCGTTGGTTGTGTGTTCGGCTTCCTAACAGACGTACTACTGCACGCACCATGGGGCGGTTTAATCACAGCGCCTGTATCAAGCAACATCCCAATGTACGTTGTTGGTATCGCACTAGGTTCGCTAACAACCGCTCTTATCGTTGGCTTCTGGAAACCAGTTGCTGAAGAAGAAGCAGAAGACGAAATCGCAGAAGCAGCATCAACGCAAGCTCAAGCGGCTCCAGCAGCAGGCGAAGGCGAGTACGACATCGTCGCAGTCACCTGTTGCCCATCTGGCGTAGCACACACATTCATGGCAGCGAAAGCACTAGAGAAAGCCGGTGCAGCAGCGGGAATCAAGATCAAAGTAGAAACTCAAGGTCAAAACGGTATCCAGAACCGCATCACTGACCTAGATGTAGCAAACGCGAAGCTGGTTATTCTAGCTCACGATATCCAAGTAAAAGACGCTCACCGCTTTGCAAAAGCAAACGTTGTTGAGTGTTCAACGAAAGAAGCGATGCGTAACGCAACGACTCTTGTGAAAGCTTAA
- the fdhF gene encoding formate dehydrogenase subunit alpha, with protein sequence MIQIVIDGKYRIVEAGQTVLQAAKVCGVEIPSLCGMNRSGEKIPCDLCVVEVESGGPRRACELEVYNGLTVKTQSEALSAHRKQALNRIMSDHYADCEAPCKTACPAGVDIQSYLYHIAQNDHQKAIEVIKRTLPMPLSIGRVCPAFCESECRRSLVDDAIAIRQLKRHAADADLAAQEAYTPEKKADKNKRVAIVGSGPGGLTAGYYLTNEGYQVDVFEAMPQAGGWLRYGIPEYRLPKSILDKEIELMCRNGMTIHTDKKLGRDISLSQLSQDYDAVCLAVGASKAVAMDYPGSDLDGCYLGVDYLKDFVTEQRFITGKKVAVIGGGNTAIDCARTAVRTGADTTLIYRRTRDEMPAEDYEIEEAEHEGVKFHFLTNPAENIADEQGRVCSVKLEKMALGAPDASGRRRPEATGEYFTEAFDTVIAAVSQQADLSFMQGEALTLPLTRWNTADANPETMHSGTGNIFSIGDFRRGPATAVEAVADGRIAAQAIDRFFDGDMENIPLKPFNSRKEQKLKQVDPLHFSHLQKVARTIMPELTSQQREQSFEEVELGFDNAEAMAEAARCLECGCQVNTSCDLRDYATEYGAEQHFHYSVDIKSHDEWQALRQNDPRHKYPIDHSSEFIVFDANRCISCGQCIQACREQSVQGVLSFMNLEKGRPVVRPDCRPNFGGQGVMMGDSRCVQCGACVQACPVGAMTDGRDRSQGRETLLKKVDTICTYCGVGCKLTMHVDEAANQIRYVEGAHSPVNEGMLCVKGRYGFDFVASEERLTTPLIRKDGWLQPASWQEAIRLIADKFSTIKQDFGGRALAGFSSAKTTNEDNYAFQKFMRRELGTNNVDHCARLCHASTVTGLEASLGSGAMTNDIPSIKHSDVIFIIGSDTSAAHPVIASHIKQAVRHHGARLIVADPKRIGMADHAELYLAHRPGTDVMLINGVMQQIIKNGWYDMEYIEERVDGFDTMLQEVMSPAYSLDKVELVTGVKADDIFAMARMIGTAKRTAVYYSMGITQHTTGHDNVRSIANLQLLCGNIGIEGGGINPLRGQSNVQGACDMGALPNNYPGYQKVYNPLVREKFVIEWDAPHLSAEPGLTLTEIIDGACRCDVRALYVMGENPVLSDPNQAHVIEGLEALDFLVVQDIFLTETAQYADVVLPSCSFAEKSGHFTNTERRVQRISPAVNPPGEAKEDWRIIQEIANAMGSDWHYRSVADITNEITRVTPQYAGLKWENITPEGVQWPSNKNNPAGTRIMHQTQFTRGKGQMEAIPFRYAAELPDEEYPLVLTTGRVLEQFHTGTMTRKTQGLNNLAGPRAMISVQDAEALGIGNGDMLKVSTRRGEIEIAAFVTKRMQAGVVFIPFHFVESPVNRLTTTATDPHAKIPEFKVAAVRIEKLHTALVE encoded by the coding sequence ATGATCCAAATTGTCATAGACGGTAAATACCGTATCGTTGAGGCGGGGCAAACCGTTCTGCAAGCCGCCAAAGTGTGTGGGGTTGAGATTCCGTCTCTGTGTGGCATGAATCGTTCCGGTGAGAAGATTCCATGCGATTTGTGTGTTGTTGAGGTTGAAAGTGGCGGCCCCCGCCGAGCTTGTGAGCTTGAAGTCTACAACGGCCTAACGGTAAAAACGCAATCCGAAGCGTTGTCTGCGCATCGTAAACAAGCGCTCAACCGAATCATGAGTGACCACTATGCCGACTGCGAAGCGCCGTGCAAAACCGCGTGTCCTGCGGGCGTGGACATTCAATCCTATCTTTACCATATTGCGCAAAACGACCATCAAAAAGCGATTGAAGTGATCAAACGTACGCTGCCGATGCCTTTATCGATTGGCCGCGTTTGTCCTGCGTTTTGTGAATCCGAATGTCGCCGCTCGCTGGTGGATGATGCGATTGCCATCCGCCAACTGAAACGCCACGCCGCGGACGCCGACCTTGCTGCGCAAGAAGCCTACACGCCCGAGAAAAAAGCGGACAAAAACAAACGTGTTGCGATTGTGGGCAGTGGCCCGGGTGGTTTAACTGCGGGCTATTACCTCACCAATGAAGGCTACCAGGTGGATGTGTTTGAAGCGATGCCACAAGCGGGTGGTTGGCTGCGTTATGGCATTCCCGAGTATCGCCTACCTAAGAGCATTCTCGATAAAGAGATCGAGTTGATGTGTCGCAACGGTATGACGATTCATACCGACAAAAAACTGGGTCGAGACATCAGTTTGTCGCAGTTAAGCCAAGACTATGATGCGGTGTGTTTGGCGGTAGGCGCTTCAAAAGCGGTGGCGATGGATTACCCGGGTAGCGATCTTGATGGTTGTTATTTGGGGGTGGATTATCTGAAAGATTTCGTCACCGAGCAGCGTTTTATCACAGGCAAAAAAGTGGCGGTGATCGGAGGTGGTAACACGGCGATCGACTGCGCACGGACGGCAGTGAGGACGGGGGCGGATACCACGTTGATCTATCGTCGCACTCGCGATGAAATGCCCGCAGAAGATTACGAAATCGAAGAAGCAGAGCATGAAGGCGTCAAGTTTCACTTCCTGACCAATCCTGCAGAGAACATCGCCGACGAACAAGGGCGAGTGTGCTCGGTGAAGCTGGAAAAAATGGCGCTGGGTGCGCCCGATGCTTCTGGCCGCCGTCGACCTGAAGCGACGGGTGAGTATTTCACCGAAGCCTTTGATACCGTGATCGCTGCGGTTTCTCAGCAAGCCGATTTGAGCTTTATGCAAGGGGAAGCGTTAACGCTACCTCTGACTCGTTGGAATACCGCTGATGCAAATCCAGAAACCATGCACAGTGGCACTGGCAATATCTTCAGTATTGGCGATTTTCGCCGTGGCCCAGCCACCGCCGTTGAAGCGGTGGCGGATGGGCGCATCGCTGCGCAGGCCATTGATCGTTTCTTCGATGGCGACATGGAAAATATTCCCCTTAAGCCCTTCAATTCTCGTAAAGAGCAGAAGTTGAAACAGGTCGACCCGCTTCATTTTTCTCACCTGCAAAAAGTGGCGCGTACCATCATGCCTGAGCTGACCTCTCAGCAGCGCGAGCAAAGCTTTGAAGAAGTCGAGTTGGGTTTTGATAACGCCGAAGCGATGGCGGAAGCGGCACGCTGTTTAGAATGTGGTTGCCAAGTCAACACGTCGTGTGACCTGCGCGATTACGCCACTGAGTATGGCGCGGAACAACACTTCCACTATTCGGTGGACATCAAAAGCCATGATGAGTGGCAAGCACTGCGTCAAAACGACCCACGTCATAAATACCCGATCGACCACAGCTCTGAGTTTATTGTCTTTGATGCTAACCGCTGCATTAGTTGCGGTCAGTGCATTCAAGCTTGCCGTGAACAGTCGGTGCAAGGTGTACTGAGTTTCATGAACCTTGAAAAAGGCCGCCCTGTGGTGCGTCCGGATTGCCGTCCGAACTTCGGTGGTCAGGGAGTGATGATGGGCGACTCACGCTGCGTGCAATGTGGTGCCTGTGTGCAAGCGTGCCCTGTGGGGGCGATGACTGATGGACGCGATCGCTCGCAAGGCCGAGAAACGCTCTTGAAGAAAGTGGACACCATTTGTACCTATTGTGGGGTCGGTTGTAAGTTGACCATGCATGTTGACGAAGCCGCCAACCAAATTCGCTATGTCGAAGGGGCGCATTCACCAGTCAACGAAGGCATGTTGTGTGTCAAAGGGCGCTATGGTTTCGATTTTGTCGCCAGTGAAGAGCGGCTCACTACGCCGCTGATCCGTAAAGATGGTTGGTTGCAGCCGGCCAGCTGGCAAGAAGCCATCCGATTAATTGCGGATAAGTTCAGCACCATCAAGCAAGATTTCGGTGGCCGCGCATTGGCAGGATTCTCATCGGCGAAAACCACCAATGAAGATAACTACGCCTTCCAGAAATTCATGCGTCGTGAACTGGGTACCAACAACGTCGATCACTGCGCAAGGCTTTGTCATGCATCGACCGTTACGGGGTTGGAAGCGTCGCTGGGCAGTGGCGCGATGACCAACGACATTCCAAGCATTAAGCACTCGGATGTCATCTTCATCATTGGTTCGGACACCTCGGCGGCGCATCCGGTGATTGCGTCTCACATCAAACAAGCGGTTCGTCATCATGGCGCGCGTTTGATCGTGGCGGACCCCAAACGCATCGGTATGGCGGACCACGCAGAGCTCTATTTGGCGCATCGCCCCGGCACGGATGTGATGTTAATTAATGGCGTGATGCAGCAAATCATCAAAAACGGCTGGTACGATATGGAGTACATCGAAGAACGTGTCGATGGCTTTGATACCATGCTGCAAGAGGTGATGTCGCCGGCCTATTCTCTCGACAAAGTCGAACTGGTGACGGGCGTAAAAGCCGACGATATTTTTGCCATGGCCCGGATGATCGGTACCGCGAAGCGCACCGCCGTCTACTACTCAATGGGCATCACCCAGCACACCACGGGGCATGACAACGTTCGCTCTATCGCCAATCTTCAATTGCTGTGTGGCAACATTGGTATCGAGGGTGGGGGCATCAACCCATTGCGCGGGCAGTCTAACGTGCAGGGCGCGTGTGATATGGGCGCGTTGCCGAACAACTACCCGGGCTATCAAAAAGTGTATAACCCATTGGTGCGCGAGAAATTTGTCATTGAATGGGATGCCCCTCATCTCTCTGCGGAGCCGGGATTGACCTTAACTGAAATCATCGATGGAGCGTGTCGCTGTGATGTGCGGGCGCTTTATGTGATGGGCGAAAACCCAGTATTGAGCGACCCTAATCAGGCGCATGTGATTGAAGGATTGGAGGCGCTGGATTTCTTGGTGGTGCAAGACATCTTCCTCACGGAAACCGCACAATACGCCGATGTGGTCTTGCCTTCTTGCTCGTTTGCTGAAAAATCGGGTCACTTTACCAATACGGAGCGCCGCGTTCAGCGCATTTCTCCTGCGGTGAATCCGCCTGGTGAAGCAAAAGAAGATTGGCGAATCATTCAAGAGATCGCCAATGCGATGGGCAGTGATTGGCATTATCGTTCGGTGGCAGACATCACCAACGAAATTACCCGCGTGACGCCGCAATACGCAGGGCTAAAATGGGAAAATATCACGCCAGAGGGCGTTCAGTGGCCGAGCAACAAAAACAACCCTGCTGGTACGCGCATCATGCACCAAACGCAGTTTACCCGTGGTAAAGGCCAGATGGAGGCGATCCCGTTTCGCTATGCCGCAGAACTGCCTGATGAAGAGTACCCACTGGTGCTGACCACAGGGCGTGTTCTTGAGCAGTTCCACACCGGTACCATGACGCGCAAAACGCAGGGTTTGAACAATCTTGCGGGGCCACGAGCGATGATCAGCGTGCAAGATGCCGAGGCACTCGGCATTGGCAATGGCGACATGCTGAAAGTCTCAACCCGTCGCGGTGAAATTGAAATCGCGGCGTTTGTCACTAAGCGTATGCAAGCGGGCGTGGTGTTCATTCCGTTCCACTTTGTTGAGTCGCCAGTGAATCGACTCACCACCACGGCGACCGATCCTCATGCGAAGATCCCAGAGTTCAAAGTGGCGGCGGTACGCATTGAGAAACTGCACACTGCGCTGGTGGAGTAA
- a CDS encoding HAD family hydrolase produces the protein MSSPLYVFDLDETLIQGDCAMIWNAFLVDKGIATSADFIAEDRRLMALYAQGKMDMEDYLRFSIAPLANLTTSEVEQLVKECVETRIVDKLFPQANTLINHLANEGIDMLIISASVSFLVAEVGRCIGIRQTLGINMREVHGHYSAEIEGVPSYRQGKVTRLQQWQETQPKHYSEIHFYTDSINDLPLCEYADFAYLVNPCPQLKQHAHRPNWTVLHWG, from the coding sequence ATGTCTTCACCCCTATATGTATTTGACCTTGATGAAACCTTAATTCAAGGCGATTGTGCGATGATCTGGAATGCGTTTCTAGTGGATAAAGGCATTGCCACCTCTGCGGATTTTATCGCCGAAGACCGACGCCTTATGGCGTTGTATGCACAGGGAAAAATGGACATGGAAGATTACCTGCGCTTCTCCATCGCTCCCCTTGCAAACCTGACCACCAGTGAGGTTGAGCAGTTGGTCAAAGAGTGCGTTGAAACGCGCATTGTGGATAAGCTTTTCCCGCAAGCGAACACGCTCATCAACCATTTGGCTAATGAGGGAATAGATATGCTGATCATCTCTGCCAGTGTCAGTTTTTTAGTGGCAGAAGTGGGGCGATGTATCGGGATCCGACAAACTTTGGGCATCAATATGCGCGAAGTCCATGGCCACTATAGCGCAGAAATTGAGGGCGTGCCGAGCTACCGCCAGGGTAAAGTCACTCGGTTACAACAGTGGCAAGAAACTCAGCCAAAGCACTACAGCGAGATTCACTTCTATACTGATTCCATCAACGATTTACCCTTGTGCGAGTATGCCGATTTCGCCTATTTGGTGAATCCCTGTCCGCAACTTAAGCAACATGCCCATCGCCCAAACTGGACGGTACTACATTGGGGTTAG